The proteins below are encoded in one region of Aquisphaera giovannonii:
- the hoxU gene encoding bidirectional hydrogenase complex protein HoxU: MATVKTLSIDGRMINAGGDQTVLEAAAEVGIAIPTLCHLDGVADVGACRLCLVEVGDPPRLLPACSTEVFEAMVVRTDTERLRGLRRMIVELLFAERNHVCAVCVANGHCELQDLAVRVGMDHVRFEYVHPGLPVDISHERFGVDHNRCVLCTRCVRVCDQIEGAHTWDVAFRGAGARVVTDMHQPWGTSQTCTSCGKCMQACPTGAIFRKGATVAEMERDRSILSFLVTAREKKQWNV; the protein is encoded by the coding sequence ATGGCCACGGTCAAGACCCTCTCGATCGACGGCAGGATGATCAACGCCGGCGGGGACCAGACGGTCCTCGAGGCCGCGGCGGAGGTCGGGATCGCGATCCCGACGCTCTGTCACCTGGACGGGGTCGCCGACGTCGGGGCCTGCCGCCTCTGCCTCGTGGAGGTGGGCGACCCGCCCCGCCTCCTGCCCGCCTGCTCCACCGAGGTCTTCGAGGCGATGGTCGTGCGGACCGACACCGAGCGCCTCCGGGGCCTCCGCCGGATGATCGTCGAGCTGCTCTTCGCGGAGCGCAACCACGTGTGCGCCGTGTGCGTCGCCAACGGCCACTGCGAGCTTCAGGACCTCGCCGTCCGCGTCGGCATGGACCACGTCCGCTTCGAGTACGTCCACCCCGGCCTCCCGGTGGACATCAGCCACGAGCGATTCGGCGTGGACCACAACCGCTGCGTGCTCTGCACCCGCTGCGTCCGGGTCTGCGACCAGATCGAAGGGGCCCACACCTGGGACGTCGCCTTCCGCGGCGCCGGGGCCAGGGTCGTCACCGACATGCATCAGCCGTGGGGGACCTCGCAGACCTGTACGTCGTGCGGCAAGTGCATGCAGGCCTGCCCGACGGGTGCGATCTTCCGCAAGGGCGCGACCGTCGCCGAGATGGAACGGGACCGCTCGATCCTCTCGTTCCTGGTCACCGCCAGGGAGAAGAAGCAATGGAACGTCTGA